Proteins encoded together in one Lathyrus oleraceus cultivar Zhongwan6 chromosome 5, CAAS_Psat_ZW6_1.0, whole genome shotgun sequence window:
- the LOC127083510 gene encoding NADH--cytochrome b5 reductase 1 isoform X2, whose product MSPILTQTKNHSSLQSLRSQKMDFLQTQRIEVISMAVALVAIVGGTAYYYYLTKKPKGCLDPENFKEFKLVKRTQLSHNVATFRFDLPSSSSVLGLPIGQHISCRGKDSLGEEVIKPYTPTTLDTDIGYFELVVKMYPQGRMSHHFNEMREGDHLAVKGPKGRFKYQPNQVKAFGMVAGGTGITPMFQVTRAILENPQDKTNINLIYANVTYEDILLKEELDDLTIKFPNQFKVYYVLNQPPEIWDGGVGFVSKEMIQTHFPAPASNIKILRCGPPPMNKAMAAHLEALGYSAEMLFQF is encoded by the exons ATGTCACCCATTTTGACCCAAACAAAGAACCATTCTTCGTTGCAAAGTCTCAGATCTCAAAAAATGGATTTTCTGCAGACTCAGAGGATCGAGGTGATAAGCATGGCAGTAGCTCTTGTTGCCATTGTTGGTGGCACCGCTTACTATTACTATCTCACCAAGAAACCTAAAG GGTGCTTGGATCCTGAGAATTTCAAGGAATTTAAACTTGTTAAACGCACTCAACTCAGTCATAATGTTGCCACTTTCAGATTTGATCTTCCCAGTTCTAGCTCCGTATTGGGACTCCCCATTGGGCAACATATCAGCTGCAG AGGGAAAGACAGTCTTGGTGAAGAAGTAATCAAACCATATACTCCAACCACTTTAGATACCGATATTGGATACTTTGAATTGGTTGTAAAG ATGTATCCACAAGGAAGAATGTCTCATCACTTCAATGAGATGCGTGAAGGTGATCACTTAGCCGTGAAAGGACCAAAG GGACGTTTTAAGTACCAACCCAACCAAGTAAAAGCTTTTGGAATGGTTGCTGGTGGCACCGGGATCACTCCAATGTTTCAG GTTACAAGAGCTATACTAGAAAATCCACAGGATAAAACCAACATAAATTTGATATATGCCAATGTCACATATGAGGACATTCTTCTAAAG GAAGAGCTGGATGATTTGACAATTAAGTTCCCAAATCAATTTAAAGTTTATTATGTTCTAAATCAG CCACCAGAAATATGGGATGGCGGTGTCGGATTCGTATCCAAGGAAATGATCCAAACACATTTCCCTGCACCCGCATCAAATATTAAG ATATTAAGATGTGGACCACCTCCCATGAACAAGGCTATGGCTGCTCACCTTGAAGCTCTTGGTTACAGTGCTGAGATGCTGTTTCAGTTTTAG
- the LOC127083510 gene encoding NADH--cytochrome b5 reductase 1 isoform X1, producing the protein MSPILTQTKNHSSLQSLRSQKMDFLQTQRIEVISMAVALVAIVGGTAYYYYLTKKPKGCLDPENFKEFKLVKRTQLSHNVATFRFDLPSSSSVLGLPIGQHISCRGKDSLGEEVIKPYTPTTLDTDIGYFELVVKMYPQGRMSHHFNEMREGDHLAVKGPKGRFKYQPNQVKAFGMVAGGTGITPMFQVTRAILENPQDKTNINLIYANVTYEDILLKEELDDLTIKFPNQFKVYYVLNQPPEIWDGGVGFVSKEMIQTHFPAPASNIKVIFAYHINRILHSQLDFQQLKFSAVTNIKMWTTSHEQGYGCSP; encoded by the exons ATGTCACCCATTTTGACCCAAACAAAGAACCATTCTTCGTTGCAAAGTCTCAGATCTCAAAAAATGGATTTTCTGCAGACTCAGAGGATCGAGGTGATAAGCATGGCAGTAGCTCTTGTTGCCATTGTTGGTGGCACCGCTTACTATTACTATCTCACCAAGAAACCTAAAG GGTGCTTGGATCCTGAGAATTTCAAGGAATTTAAACTTGTTAAACGCACTCAACTCAGTCATAATGTTGCCACTTTCAGATTTGATCTTCCCAGTTCTAGCTCCGTATTGGGACTCCCCATTGGGCAACATATCAGCTGCAG AGGGAAAGACAGTCTTGGTGAAGAAGTAATCAAACCATATACTCCAACCACTTTAGATACCGATATTGGATACTTTGAATTGGTTGTAAAG ATGTATCCACAAGGAAGAATGTCTCATCACTTCAATGAGATGCGTGAAGGTGATCACTTAGCCGTGAAAGGACCAAAG GGACGTTTTAAGTACCAACCCAACCAAGTAAAAGCTTTTGGAATGGTTGCTGGTGGCACCGGGATCACTCCAATGTTTCAG GTTACAAGAGCTATACTAGAAAATCCACAGGATAAAACCAACATAAATTTGATATATGCCAATGTCACATATGAGGACATTCTTCTAAAG GAAGAGCTGGATGATTTGACAATTAAGTTCCCAAATCAATTTAAAGTTTATTATGTTCTAAATCAG CCACCAGAAATATGGGATGGCGGTGTCGGATTCGTATCCAAGGAAATGATCCAAACACATTTCCCTGCACCCGCATCAAATATTAAGGTCATTTTTGCATACCATATTAATCGAATCCTCCACTCTCAACTGGATTTCCAGCAGTTAAAATTTTCTGCAGTCACCA ATATTAAGATGTGGACCACCTCCCATGAACAAGGCTATGGCTGCTCACCTTGA